The Leptospira bouyouniensis genomic interval ACCGATTTAGGTGTTTGGGGAATGTTGGCAAATAGCCAAATTGGAAATCTAATTTTACTACAATCAGCTTCAATCTTTGGTGCGACAGGGATTAGTTTTATACTTTATTTATTTAATGTAACTTTTGAACATTTTTTTAGCGAAATTCTCGACCAAAAGAAACTCACTCATTCCACGATTAAGTTTACATGGATCACAATTTCTATTTTGATTTTGACAAACGTGTATGGAACGTTTCGTTTGAGCCTTGGAATTCCTGGTAAACAAATTCGTGTAGCTGACATAACAAGTAAATTTGAAATCCAAACCATTTGGGAGAACCCGAACGAAAATATTAAAAATACACAACTAACAATTGAAAGGACAAGGATGTCAGCCAAACAAGGTGCAAATGTTGTGGTTTGGAATGAAGGAGCAGTCCTTGTCACAGTCGAAGCAGAGGAAGAATTTTTAAAATTGGTTTCTTCCATTGCTAACGAAGAACAAATCGAGATCATCGCAGCTTATATCGTTCAAAAAACTTCTGGAGGATTCTTTTTTGACAATAAATTAGTTTGGTTTGCAAAAGATGGGAAACGTCGGCAAACATATTATAAACAATTTTTGGTTCCTGGTGAACCTGTTTCCAAAATACCGTCCGAGATCAAAGCCATTGATACTGAATTTGGGAGAATGTCTGTGGCCATTTGTTATGATTTCGATAGTTTGCGTCTAACAGAAATTCACTCAGAATATGGATCAGGGATAACTCTGATTCCCGCTTCAGATTGGAAAGGTATTAGTCCCTTCCACACGGAAATGGCTGTGATTCGAGGCATTGAAAATGGCTCATCCATTGTCAGGTCTGCACGAAGTGGTTTATCGGGTGTCTTTGATGCCTACGGAAGGCCCAAAGGTACTTTAGATTATTTTGAAGAAAACGATGGAATCCTCATATCTTCTGTCGCAACTTCAAAATTGAACACTGTATATTCTAGATTTGGAAATTGGATTGTTTGGATTGGAATCGTCAATTTACTCCTTTCGGGGTGCAAAATCGTTTATTTTGTCATAAAAAGAAGTATAGAAGATCCAAACGAAGTTTAGATGATCAAAATTCTAATATTAGAATTTTTCTAAATTATTGATTGAACAAAAAATTCGATGTATCATCCTTTGGAGTCGGCATTTCGATTCTTTTTCAAGTCTGAAATGCGAAAGGATGAACGATGACACTGGTAGCTGAAAAATCCATATTGCTTGTCGAAGATGAAGCCATTTTAGCTCTCTATGAAAAAAACCAATTGGAACAAGGTGGATATAAGGTAACACATGTTTCATGTGGAGAAAATGCAATCCAACTTGTCATCGAAGAAGAAAACCCGTTTGATTTGATATTAATGGACATCGATTTGGGAAAAGGACTCGATGGAACAGAGACGGCAACACATATCCTGAATCATAAAGAAATACCGATCGTCTTTTTATCATCACATACGGAAAGGGAAATTGTTAAAAAAACAGAAAGTATCACTTCATATGGATATGTTGTTAAAAATTCTGGATTCACGGTTTTGGATGCTTCAATAAAGATGGCTTTCAAACTTTTTGAAGCAAATGAGTTAACAAAAAGTAAAAAAGAACATCTTGAAACCGTATTACATTCGATTGGCGATGGAGTGATTGCAACCGACAAAGATGGAAAAGTCATTCGAATTAATCCAGTCGCAGAAAAATTAACAGGTTGGACTCACGATGATGGAGTAGGGCTTACAATCAATGAAGTCTTCAATATAATTAATGTTAAAACAAGGCTTAAAGTTGAAAATCCAGTGGATATCGTTTTAAAGACCAATGCCGTTGTTGCCTTAGCCAATCATACTGTTTTAATTGCAAAAGATGGAGCGGAATACCAAATTTCCGATTCTGGTTCACCCATAAAAGATTTAAATGGTGAAACGAAAGGTGTGGTTTTAGTTTTTAGAGATATCACTGCCGAATACAATGTCCAGAGCCAAATCGCAAAACAAGCGAATATGCTCAATAATGTATTAGATGCAGTGATTGGAACTGATTTCACTCAAAAAATAAATTATTGGAACAAAGCTGCTGAAAAAATATTCTTTTGGAAATCAGAAGAAGTGATAGGGAAAAATATTCTAAAAGTATTGAAAACCAATTACTCTAATTTTTCAGAGCAGGAGATCATTGAAAAAGTAAATTTAGAAGGAAGTTTTATCGGGGAAGCAATTCAGGAAGCAAAAGATGGAAGCCTTCGTAATATTGAAATCAATTTAGTTTTGTTGAATGATGAATTTGAATTACCTTCGGGTTATATTTTTGTAGCAAGGGACATATCTGATCGACTCAAAGCTCTCAAACAAATCAAAGAATCAGAGGCAAAACTAACACAAATCATAGAATCCGCGATGGATGCAATCATTAGCATCGATAAATCAAAAAAGATAATATTATTCAATGGTGCTGCAGAAAAAATGTTCGGATACGAATCGAACGAGATTATAGGGAAACCATTAGACCAACTGATTCCTGAAAGTTTTCGAAACCAACACGATAAACATATTGATCAATTTGGTAAAACTGGAGTGAGTCGAAGAGCCATGGGTGCATTAGGTGAAATCAGTGGATTACGTTCTAACAAGGAAGAATTTCCAATTGAAGCATCAATCTCTCAGATTTCAGTGAATGGTGAAACACTTTTTACGGTTATATTGAGAGATGTAAGTGTAAGGACGATATCTGAATCTAAAATTCAGAAATTATTACATGAAAAAGAAAACATTTTAAAAGAAATTCACCATCGAGTTAAAAATAACATGAGTTCCTTATTTACTTTGCTTACCTTACAAGCGAAATCCCAAGAAAATCATTCTGTACAACACATATTGTATGAAGCTGCCGGTAGAATTAAAAGTATGATTGTTTTGTATGATAAACTTTATCATTCCGAGACAGACAATAGTGTTTCAATCCAAAACTATTTTCCTTCCATTTGTTCAGAAATCGTTTCGATTTTTCCAAAAAATGTAGATGTAAATCTAAATATTCTCGAAGAACCGATTGAATTAAACGCTAAATTGTTATCCTCTTTAGGAATAATTTTGAATGAATTGATTACAAATTCAATGAAACATGCATTCATTGAAATTCAAAATCCAGAAATCAGATTAAATATTTCCAAACATAAAAATATCTTATCTTTGGAGTATTCAGACAACGGAATTGGAATACCTGAAACAATTTCCTTTCAGAATACACCTGGGTTTGGGTTACAACTCATTGGGATGTTGACTGAACAAATTGAAGGTAAAATCAGAATTGACAGAACAAACTATCCAAAGGTGATATTAGATTTAAAAGTATAACTAGTATTTTTTTTATGCAATGAACTAGAATATTAGTTTACCTTTCCATGAATTGGACTGCTATTCACCAATGGGCAAACTTCAAATTTTTGTAGTTTTATGTTATTTTATACCAGTACTCGTGATCATTTTTCCCGTTGGACTGGTTTTCTCCTATTTGTTCAAAATCACGAAACTTGACAAATGGTCTAATCGGATTAATAATTTTTTGGGATATTTTTGGTATCGTTCTTTTTTCTTTTTAACAGGAAGAACCTTAGAAGTTTCACTTGAAAATTGGAATCCTGAAGGGAATAATCGATTTTTGATTTGTAATCATACAAATGCTTTAGAAGTTCCATTAATTGTCTCACTTCCATATTTAGCCAAATCTAAAGATGTTCGTTTGTCTTACTTAGGTGGAGATATCATCCAAAGATATAAAATCATACCACTGATGATGCATAAAACAATTGTAGAAGCTGTCATTTATTCCGAAAAACGGCCAAACTTTCGAAACTTTAAAAATGATGTTCTACGTGTATTAAAAACTAGGTCAATTTTTCTTTATCCAGAAGGTGAAAGGACATTTACAGAGGAGATCAGGCCATTTCAAACAGGTGTGATGAAAATTGCTTATAAATTTCACATCAACTTAGATGTATTTGTTGTCAGCGGATTTATGGGATATTCAAGTTTGGAAGAATACAAACATTTAGCAAATTCAAAAACAATTTATTTTCATTATTGTGGTTCTATTTTAGCAAAGGATTATCCAACATTTGAAGAGTATCTTTCAAAAGCTGAAAATTTAATGAAAAAGAAGAAAAAATATTTGGAGGAAAAAGAACTATCTTTGGTCAACCAAACGTAAAGTTTTATGGAATTTTGGGACTCAAATCTTACAAGATTTTTGTCCTATCATGGTCTTTTATGCAACATGTATCTCTCATAAGAAAGTTTTAGACAACTTTGACGGACAATTCTTTTTTCCAATATTACTTTAACATACTATCTGCAACTTAGAATCGATCCACCAAAGAATTTTTTTTGAAATGATCTAACTTGAATAATGGTTTCGAATCGATTCATCTTGCGATCATTGGTTTCATTTTTCTAAAAAAACTGAATCGTATTGAAAACAAAATAAAGAAAAGGGAAGTGGAAGACCAAAAGCGGGGATGGTTTAAACTGACTCTTGTATGTTTTCTATGAATGGAGTTAGTGCATCCATTGACTGTTCTAACCATCTTTACCCATGGGTATGATAAATTTTTTACACAGAATCCCTTGAAACATTTTCACTGGCTGATATTTTCGAGAAGTATCAACATTTGTTTCCCTTCCCGAGGACAAGGAAATCAAACACCAAAGTTACAGTTTTGACGGTAAACCTTTGTTCATCGGTCCAACTTTCATTTTTATCGGTTTGGTCCGACCTGTTATGCCCGATGTACCGCCAATCAACAGCAAAAAAATCGGATTCATCATTCGATTCTACTTTCTGTTACAGTAACGATTGTCATATTTTTGTATTTTTACTTTGGAATTGAGGTAAATCCTATTTTATCTCGTATTTTTTTTTAAAATGTTTTACCTTTTTTGAGAATGTGCCTCTATTGATCTGTTGAAGAAAATACCAACACAATCGGAAAATCATATGAAAAAAATCTTACTCCTACTTCTCGTTTTTGTATCAATCACACAATGCCAAAAATTTGTATTTTGGCAAAACGAATCAAAGGATGAAGTTTCTGGGGCCGTTGTCACTTTTTTGCAAGGCCAAGTCACGATCATGAATGAAGGAAAGGAAAAGTTTGCAGTACTCGGTGATGTGATCAAACCCGGGGATCGAATTTTATCGAAACTTGGAAAGGTCGACTTACAAACATACCGTGGGGAAATCATCCGGATCAAAGAGAATTCGGACGTTTTATTTCGGGATTTTGCAGGAACTACGAGACCTAATACCGACATCCACATTTGGGCAGGGAATCTTTTAGTCAAATCAGTCAAACTCAAAGCAAATGAAAGCCTTTCGATAACTTCGCCTACAATGGTGGCGGGGGTTCGTGGTACCGTATTTTCTTTTGAATTGGAAAAGGGTTCTGTTCCGAAGGTGAAGGTATATGAAGGAGCTGTCGCCGTTGCTTTTAAAACCAGTCCGAAGCTCATCGAACTCAATGATGGTCTTTCTAAGGATAGTTATGATCGTTTAGTAAAAACATTAGAAGAAAACGAAGTGGTTCTTGAACCAGGTGAAACCTTAGAGGTGAACCCAAGCCTCAATGAATTGGTATATATCATCAATGCAAAGATGGCAGCATCAAGTTTCACTAAGGACGAAATCGCTGGATTTTCGGATGTTCAGAGTGGAATCAAGAAAGTGGAGAGTCCAATTTCACCACAAGAAAAAGCAGAAGTTGAAACTCTCGTTTCGGTGGATCCTGATCTCATTCAAAAACAAGTAGAAAACAAAGGTGAAAACAATCAAGTTTCACAAGAAATTGTTGAGAACATTGAAAAGGAACATGAAAGCAAACGTAACGTTGCAATTTCTAATATTACATCCAATGCTGAAAAGATGAATTTAGACGAAGAAGAAGAAATTCAAAAACATTACAGTGTTTTAGAAACAATTCATAAGTCAAATGGAGAAGTTCTTTCAGGAGCCGTAGTGGCTCAACTTGGTGATATCTTCATCGTGCATTCCACAAAAGGGGTGATGCAATTGAAAGTGGATG includes:
- a CDS encoding nitrilase-related carbon-nitrogen hydrolase; its protein translation is MKLISNQYILLIIGGVLVGFTGMNWNIPFFGWFVFVPFLRYIRLGYSFKLLLMSLVFFQILSTLRIVSEPFHLWIAVFSGLQAGFIFTILLWIWNFFRIRYPKSISPILSFAFLFTIVEWIGAYETDLGVWGMLANSQIGNLILLQSASIFGATGISFILYLFNVTFEHFFSEILDQKKLTHSTIKFTWITISILILTNVYGTFRLSLGIPGKQIRVADITSKFEIQTIWENPNENIKNTQLTIERTRMSAKQGANVVVWNEGAVLVTVEAEEEFLKLVSSIANEEQIEIIAAYIVQKTSGGFFFDNKLVWFAKDGKRRQTYYKQFLVPGEPVSKIPSEIKAIDTEFGRMSVAICYDFDSLRLTEIHSEYGSGITLIPASDWKGISPFHTEMAVIRGIENGSSIVRSARSGLSGVFDAYGRPKGTLDYFEENDGILISSVATSKLNTVYSRFGNWIVWIGIVNLLLSGCKIVYFVIKRSIEDPNEV
- a CDS encoding PAS domain S-box protein gives rise to the protein MTLVAEKSILLVEDEAILALYEKNQLEQGGYKVTHVSCGENAIQLVIEEENPFDLILMDIDLGKGLDGTETATHILNHKEIPIVFLSSHTEREIVKKTESITSYGYVVKNSGFTVLDASIKMAFKLFEANELTKSKKEHLETVLHSIGDGVIATDKDGKVIRINPVAEKLTGWTHDDGVGLTINEVFNIINVKTRLKVENPVDIVLKTNAVVALANHTVLIAKDGAEYQISDSGSPIKDLNGETKGVVLVFRDITAEYNVQSQIAKQANMLNNVLDAVIGTDFTQKINYWNKAAEKIFFWKSEEVIGKNILKVLKTNYSNFSEQEIIEKVNLEGSFIGEAIQEAKDGSLRNIEINLVLLNDEFELPSGYIFVARDISDRLKALKQIKESEAKLTQIIESAMDAIISIDKSKKIILFNGAAEKMFGYESNEIIGKPLDQLIPESFRNQHDKHIDQFGKTGVSRRAMGALGEISGLRSNKEEFPIEASISQISVNGETLFTVILRDVSVRTISESKIQKLLHEKENILKEIHHRVKNNMSSLFTLLTLQAKSQENHSVQHILYEAAGRIKSMIVLYDKLYHSETDNSVSIQNYFPSICSEIVSIFPKNVDVNLNILEEPIELNAKLLSSLGIILNELITNSMKHAFIEIQNPEIRLNISKHKNILSLEYSDNGIGIPETISFQNTPGFGLQLIGMLTEQIEGKIRIDRTNYPKVILDLKV
- a CDS encoding 1-acyl-sn-glycerol-3-phosphate acyltransferase encodes the protein MGKLQIFVVLCYFIPVLVIIFPVGLVFSYLFKITKLDKWSNRINNFLGYFWYRSFFFLTGRTLEVSLENWNPEGNNRFLICNHTNALEVPLIVSLPYLAKSKDVRLSYLGGDIIQRYKIIPLMMHKTIVEAVIYSEKRPNFRNFKNDVLRVLKTRSIFLYPEGERTFTEEIRPFQTGVMKIAYKFHINLDVFVVSGFMGYSSLEEYKHLANSKTIYFHYCGSILAKDYPTFEEYLSKAENLMKKKKKYLEEKELSLVNQT
- a CDS encoding FecR family protein, translating into MKKILLLLLVFVSITQCQKFVFWQNESKDEVSGAVVTFLQGQVTIMNEGKEKFAVLGDVIKPGDRILSKLGKVDLQTYRGEIIRIKENSDVLFRDFAGTTRPNTDIHIWAGNLLVKSVKLKANESLSITSPTMVAGVRGTVFSFELEKGSVPKVKVYEGAVAVAFKTSPKLIELNDGLSKDSYDRLVKTLEENEVVLEPGETLEVNPSLNELVYIINAKMAASSFTKDEIAGFSDVQSGIKKVESPISPQEKAEVETLVSVDPDLIQKQVENKGENNQVSQEIVENIEKEHESKRNVAISNITSNAEKMNLDEEEEIQKHYSVLETIHKSNGEVLSGAVVAQLGDIFIVHSTKGVMQLKVDEIEYVEYKNFKVQTKTKK